One part of the Bradyrhizobium sp. CB1650 genome encodes these proteins:
- a CDS encoding WD40 repeat domain-containing protein has protein sequence MKEFTPAPDSPSIVSVTDRVKPVALGMGVTSVHFLGHRAAFVGGEENVALVDAGGDITKVAVHGGGILSTASDGKRLVMGGDDGKVTALDAKGEVTLLATDPKRRWIDAVALHADGAIAWSAGKTAFVKSGKNEEKSIEVPSTVGGLAFAPKGLRLAIAHYNGATLWFPNMAATAEFLPWAGSHLGVTFSPDNKFLVTAMHEPALHGWRLADNRHMRMSGYPGRVRSMSWSAGGKALATSGADTVILWPFASKDGPMGKEPAMLAPLSARVAVVACHPKNDILAAGYSDGTVLMVRLEDGAEILVRRNGTPPVAALAWNAKGTLLAFADENGDGGLLEL, from the coding sequence ATGAAAGAGTTTACGCCGGCCCCTGATTCACCCTCGATCGTCTCCGTCACCGACCGCGTCAAGCCTGTCGCCCTCGGAATGGGGGTGACCTCCGTGCATTTTCTCGGCCATCGCGCCGCCTTCGTTGGCGGCGAGGAGAATGTCGCGCTGGTCGATGCGGGCGGTGACATCACCAAAGTTGCCGTCCATGGCGGCGGTATCCTCTCCACCGCATCCGACGGCAAGCGCCTCGTCATGGGTGGTGACGATGGCAAGGTCACAGCGCTCGATGCCAAGGGCGAGGTGACGCTGCTCGCGACCGACCCGAAGCGGCGCTGGATCGATGCGGTGGCGCTGCACGCCGACGGAGCCATCGCCTGGTCGGCCGGCAAGACCGCTTTCGTCAAGAGCGGCAAGAACGAGGAGAAATCGATCGAGGTACCCTCAACCGTCGGCGGCCTCGCTTTCGCACCGAAGGGCCTGCGGCTGGCGATCGCGCATTACAACGGCGCGACGCTGTGGTTTCCCAACATGGCAGCCACCGCCGAATTCCTGCCCTGGGCCGGCTCGCATCTCGGCGTCACCTTCAGCCCGGACAACAAATTCCTGGTCACCGCGATGCACGAGCCGGCGCTGCATGGCTGGCGGCTTGCCGACAACAGGCACATGCGCATGTCCGGCTATCCCGGCCGCGTCCGCTCGATGTCCTGGAGCGCGGGCGGCAAGGCACTGGCGACGTCCGGCGCCGACACCGTGATCCTGTGGCCGTTCGCGAGCAAGGACGGCCCAATGGGCAAGGAGCCCGCGATGCTGGCACCGCTTTCTGCGCGCGTCGCGGTGGTCGCGTGCCATCCTAAGAACGACATCCTCGCCGCCGGGTACAGCGACGGCACGGTGCTGATGGTGCGGCTGGAGGACGGCGCCGAGATTCTGGTCCGCCGCAACGGCACCCCGCCCGTTGCCGCGCTTGCCTGGAACGCCAAGGGCACGCTGCTTGCGTTCGCCGACGAAAATGGGGACGGCGGCCTTCTCGAGCTTTAA
- a CDS encoding MgtC/SapB family protein produces the protein MRFLTTFQLADFADTLVSLFTAFVLGTLIGAERQYRQRTAGLRTNVLVAVGAAAFVDLAMHLTGADGAVRVIAYVVSGIGFLGAGVIMKQGMDVRGLNTAATLWASAAVGSCAGADLVVQAAVLTVFIIAGNTLLRPLVNAINRIPLNEKALEATYYFKLAVATDALPDMRDRLVDKLESAKYPVADVDVVEIGDDLIEIVAKLVATAVDPNELNAVVVELQRQPGVRHASWEVSTTE, from the coding sequence ATGCGGTTTCTGACGACCTTCCAGCTCGCTGACTTTGCCGACACGCTGGTCAGCCTTTTCACCGCCTTCGTGCTGGGCACGCTGATTGGCGCCGAGCGGCAGTACCGGCAGCGTACGGCGGGCCTGCGCACCAACGTGCTGGTCGCGGTCGGCGCCGCGGCCTTTGTCGATCTCGCCATGCATCTGACCGGCGCGGACGGTGCGGTGCGGGTGATCGCCTATGTCGTGTCCGGCATCGGATTCCTCGGCGCCGGCGTCATCATGAAGCAGGGCATGGACGTGCGCGGTCTCAACACCGCGGCGACGCTGTGGGCCTCGGCAGCGGTTGGCTCCTGCGCCGGCGCCGACCTGGTCGTGCAAGCTGCGGTTCTTACCGTATTCATCATCGCCGGCAACACGCTGCTGCGGCCCCTGGTCAATGCCATCAACCGCATTCCGCTGAACGAGAAGGCGCTGGAGGCGACCTACTATTTCAAGCTCGCGGTCGCGACCGACGCCTTGCCCGACATGCGCGACCGCCTGGTCGACAAGCTCGAGAGCGCGAAATATCCGGTTGCCGATGTCGACGTGGTCGAGATCGGAGACGATCTGATCGAGATCGTCGCGAAGCTGGTCGCGACCGCGGTCGATCCGAACGAGCTGAACGCTGTTGTGGTCGAACTTCAGCGTCAGCCGGGCGTGCGCCACGCGAGCTGGGAAGTCAGCACCACCGAATAA
- a CDS encoding homospermidine synthase, whose product MSPASQIYAKITGPIVMVGFGSIGKGTLPLIERHLDYDKSRITVIDPKDEGRKALCEKHNVRFIQQGLTKDNYRDVLTPLLTEGGGQGFCVNLSVDTGSTDIMELCNEVGALYIDTVNEPWLGFYFDASKGPEARSNYALREVTLAAKKARPAGSTTAVSCCGANPGMVSFFVKQALLNVAADLKLNAPKPKTKAEWADLMRQAGVKGIHIAERDTQRSKSPKEPDVFVNTWSVEGFLSEGVQPSELGWGTHEKWIPDNARTHEAGCGAAIYLMQPGANTRVRTWCPTRGAQYGFLVTHNESISISDYFTVRDASGKAIYRPTCHYAYHPADDAVLSLHEMFGRAAKMQEKHHILDENEIVDGIDELGVLLFGHNNNAYWYGSQLSIEETRKLAPYQNATGLQVTSAVLAGMVWALENPNEGIVEADEMDFDRLLEIQMPYLGPVRGFYTDWTPLTDRPGLFPEDIDTSDPWQFRNVLVR is encoded by the coding sequence ATGAGCCCCGCCTCGCAGATCTACGCGAAGATTACCGGCCCCATCGTCATGGTCGGCTTCGGCTCCATCGGCAAAGGCACGTTGCCGCTGATCGAGCGGCATCTCGATTACGACAAGTCGCGCATCACCGTGATCGACCCCAAGGACGAGGGCCGCAAGGCACTTTGCGAGAAGCACAATGTAAGATTCATCCAGCAGGGCCTGACCAAGGACAATTATCGCGACGTGCTGACCCCGCTGCTCACTGAAGGCGGCGGCCAGGGTTTTTGTGTCAATCTCTCGGTCGATACCGGCTCTACCGACATCATGGAGCTCTGCAACGAGGTCGGCGCCCTGTATATCGACACCGTCAACGAGCCCTGGCTCGGCTTCTATTTCGATGCTTCGAAGGGCCCGGAAGCGCGCTCCAACTACGCCCTTCGCGAAGTGACGCTGGCCGCCAAGAAGGCGCGCCCCGCAGGCTCGACGACGGCCGTTTCCTGCTGCGGCGCCAATCCCGGCATGGTCTCCTTTTTCGTCAAGCAGGCGCTACTCAATGTCGCCGCTGATCTGAAGCTCAATGCCCCCAAGCCGAAGACCAAAGCCGAATGGGCGGACCTGATGCGGCAGGCTGGTGTCAAGGGCATCCACATCGCCGAACGCGATACCCAGCGCTCCAAGTCACCGAAAGAGCCGGACGTCTTCGTCAACACCTGGTCGGTGGAAGGTTTCCTGTCGGAAGGCGTGCAGCCGTCCGAGCTCGGCTGGGGCACCCATGAAAAATGGATACCCGATAATGCGCGTACCCACGAGGCTGGCTGCGGCGCGGCCATCTATCTGATGCAGCCCGGCGCCAACACACGCGTACGCACCTGGTGTCCGACCCGCGGCGCGCAATATGGCTTCCTCGTCACCCACAACGAGTCGATCTCGATCTCCGATTACTTCACGGTGCGTGACGCATCAGGCAAGGCGATCTATCGGCCGACCTGCCACTATGCCTATCATCCGGCTGACGATGCCGTGCTGTCGCTGCATGAAATGTTCGGCCGCGCCGCGAAGATGCAGGAAAAGCACCACATCCTCGATGAGAATGAAATCGTCGATGGCATCGACGAACTCGGCGTGCTGCTGTTCGGTCATAACAACAATGCCTACTGGTACGGCTCGCAGCTCTCCATCGAAGAGACCCGCAAACTCGCGCCCTATCAGAACGCCACCGGCCTGCAAGTGACCTCCGCCGTGCTCGCCGGTATGGTGTGGGCGCTGGAAAACCCGAACGAAGGCATCGTCGAAGCCGACGAGATGGATTTCGATCGTCTGCTGGAAATCCAGATGCCGTATCTCGGCCCGGTGAGGGGTTTTTACACCGACTGGACGCCGCTGACGGATCGTCCGGGACTGTTTCCGGAAGATATCGATACGAGCGATCCCTGGCAGTTCCGGAACGTCCTGGTGCGGTAA
- a CDS encoding RidA family protein: MSRRLISTGSPFEKTAGYSRAVIDGDFVFVAGTTGYDYTTMTMPADVTSQSRNCFKTIEAALKEGGFEMADIVRATYYLTDAKDADAHFAVCGEVLGDIRPAATLLIVSGLYKPEMKVEIEVTAKRRSA; encoded by the coding sequence ATGTCCCGCCGCCTGATTTCCACCGGCTCCCCCTTCGAGAAGACCGCCGGTTACAGCCGTGCCGTGATCGACGGCGACTTCGTCTTCGTCGCGGGAACCACCGGCTATGACTACACGACGATGACGATGCCGGCCGATGTCACGAGCCAGTCACGTAACTGCTTCAAGACCATCGAGGCCGCCCTGAAGGAGGGCGGTTTCGAGATGGCCGACATCGTCCGCGCGACCTACTACCTCACCGACGCCAAGGACGCCGACGCCCACTTTGCCGTTTGCGGCGAAGTCCTCGGCGACATCCGCCCGGCGGCGACGCTTCTGATCGTGAGCGGGCTCTACAAGCCCGAGATGAAGGTCGAGATCGAAGTGACCGCGAAGCGGCGCAGCGCCTGA
- a CDS encoding N-acetyltransferase, translated as MTALRKPQVALTSKAAPFAIRAERAADVAMREALLDACFGVNRHGRTCQRLRDGRAPAAGLSLAAMREGKLVGTVRLWHVSAGGRPALVLGPLAVDPACRELGIGAALMYQALAAARARGHAAVILLGDASYYARFGLSAAKTGSLSLPGPFEGDRLLAVEFAEGALDGASGMIVATGAVLPKRRASRTPHAHAA; from the coding sequence ATGACTGCTCTTCGGAAGCCACAGGTCGCCCTCACCTCGAAAGCCGCTCCGTTCGCGATCCGTGCGGAGCGTGCTGCCGACGTCGCGATGCGCGAAGCGCTGCTCGATGCCTGCTTTGGCGTGAACCGCCACGGCCGCACCTGCCAGCGCCTGCGCGACGGACGCGCACCCGCTGCCGGCCTCTCGCTGGCCGCAATGCGCGAGGGGAAACTCGTGGGTACCGTGCGGCTATGGCATGTCAGCGCCGGAGGCAGGCCCGCTTTGGTCCTCGGACCGCTCGCGGTCGACCCTGCCTGCCGCGAGCTCGGGATCGGCGCCGCGCTGATGTATCAAGCGCTGGCCGCCGCCCGGGCGCGCGGACATGCCGCCGTGATCCTGCTCGGCGATGCCTCCTATTATGCCCGCTTCGGCCTCTCGGCCGCCAAGACCGGTAGCCTCTCGCTGCCCGGTCCCTTCGAGGGCGACCGCCTGCTCGCGGTCGAATTCGCCGAGGGCGCGCTCGATGGTGCCTCCGGAATGATCGTAGCGACCGGCGCGGTTCTGCCCAAACGCCGGGCATCACGCACCCCGCACGCGCACGCGGCTTAA